A stretch of DNA from Candidatus Cloacimonadota bacterium:
AAGACGGGGCAGCAGTAGTTGTTTTGCCAGGCCAGCCAGGCGAGGTTGCTCTGCGCGTCCGAGAGGGCCAGGGTGGCGCTGAGGCCCTGCAGGGCTTCCAGGCTCGCGGCCACCTGTTGGCGGAAGTCTTTGTAGAGCTCATGTTCGAGGTTTTTGATCTTTTCCTCGGAACTGAGCACCTTGGCCTCAAATTCCTTCAGCCGGGGCGAGATGTAGCGCTCGGAATTCACCAGGGTCTGCTTCGGCACATAGTAATCCGGCACCTTGGCCTTATGGGCGGCGCCCACTTCCAGATAATAGCCGAACACACGGTTGTAACCCACCTTGAGGGTGCTGATGCCGGTTTTCTTGCGTTCGTCATCCTCAAGGCGGGCGATCCAGGATTTGCCGTCGTGGATCAGCTCCAGCAGTTCGTCCAGATCCTGGTTAAAACCCGGATTAAAGATGCCGCCTTCGGTGATGGTGAGGGGCGGCTGGGGGCGCAGGGCTTTGCCGATGGCGTCGGCGAGGGTGTCGAACCCTTCCAGGGCATCGGCCAAAGCGGTGATGAGGGGCTGGTTATAAGCCCGCAGACGCTCTTTCAGTTCGCCCAGCACCTGCAGGTAGGAGCGCAGGGCGATGAGTTCGCGGGGGTTGATGCGCAGAGCGCCAAGCTTGGAAACGAGGCGGGAAACGTCACCGATCTCGTGCAGGCTGGAGCGCACATCCTTCAGATAGGCGGTGTTGGTGAGGAATGCCTTGACCAGGTCCTGCCTCCTGATGATTTCGGCAGGATCAAGCAGCGGATGCAACAGCCAGCTCTGGATCAGGCGGGAGCCCATCGCGGTCTGCGTTTGGTCCAGCACCGCCAGCAGGCTGCCATGCCGTTCTCCGTAGCGGATGGAACGGATCAGCTCCAGGTTGCGGCGGCTGATCTCGTCCAACTGCATGAAGTTGCTCAGGGAATAGTAGCGCAGCGAACTGATGTGGGTGAGAGGAGTTTGCTGAAGCGACTGCACATAGGCGAGGGCGGCCCCGGCGGCGGTGGCCCCGGCGGTTTTGCCCTGGGCGTCGAAAGCCTCCAGGGAATGCACCTGAAAGTGTTTTTTCAGGATAGCGGCGGCTTCGGAAGGGCGGAACTGCCAACTGTCGAAGATGCTGAGGGTGTGGCCGTATTCCAGTTTAAGGCTTTTCAGGAAGGCCTCGGCAGCGCTGCCGTCCACGATGATCTCGCTGGGTTTGAGGCGCAAAAGCTCGTTCGCCAGCTCGTCCCCGCGCAGTTCCGTGAAGCTGAATTCGCCGGTGGAGAGGTCCAGGCTGGCCAGGCCGATTTTGCGGTTTTCGTCCTCATACCAGACGGCGGCCAGGAAGTTGTTCGCGCTGCCGGAGATGAGGGAATGGTCCAGCACAGTGCCTGGGGTGATGATCTCCACCACCGCGCGCTTCACCAGGCCCACGGCTTGTTTGGGGTCCTCTGTCTGTTCGCAGATAGCCACCTTGAGTCCGGCCTGGATGAGTTTGTCCAGATAGCTTTCCAGAGCGTGATAGGGGAAACCGGCCAGGGGCACGGGGTTGTCGCTGTTCTTGTCGCGCGAGGTGAGGGTGATGTTGAGGACGCGGGCGGCGGTGTGGGCATCCTCGAAAAAGGTCTCGTAAAAATCGCCCATGCGAAAGAGGATGAGCTTGTCCGGATGGGCTTGCTTCACCTCCTGAAACTGCCTCAGCATGGGGGTTAGCCTGGCATCCGGGGGAGAGGGCTGTTTCATCCGGAGTTCAGAAACGGGTGATAAAGCAATCGATGGAGTTGGCGCGCAGGAGCCTGGCCACGCAGTCCGCTTCGCTCTGAGAGGGGTAAGGTCCGCTCACCACCACCCAGGGCACGGTTTTGTTGCCCTTGTCCTCAAAATAGTTGGCTTTCACCTTCAGCGCACGCAACTCGGCGGTGCGGCTGCCGGCATTCTCCTCTTTGCCGAAGCGTCCCGCCTGAACGTGGATCCCGCTGGGTTTGGCCTCCAGCCTGGCCGGGGCGGTGGGGTCCACCTCCGCTTGGGCGGGCAGGGGCTCCAACACAGGTTCGGGCACCAGTTCCGGCAGCTCCAGTTCTGTGTAGGGATAGAGGAAGGAGAGATCGACCTGGCTGCCGTATCTGCCCTTCAGCTCGTGGAGGCGGTCCTCGATCTCGAAAGCGAGCTGGGATTTGCGGTTGAGTTCAAAAGCGGTCTTGTAGTTCAGGAAGGCTTCAGCGCAATTACCGTTCTGATGGTGGTTGCGCCCCAGCAGATAGTGGAAATACTGCTGGTTTTTGGGCAGTCCGGGCAGGGCGCGCAGTTTTTCCAGGCTGGAGATGGCGCTGAAAAACTTGTTCTGGTTTTGGTAGGCCCCGGCAATGATGTAGTGGCTGTCTTCGGCGAACCTGCCGTTGGGCGCGGCCCGCAGATAATTTTCCCCCTGGGCGATGGCGGCGGCGTGGTCATCGCGGTACTGGGCGCAGTAGGCCAGCCAGTAAAAGCGTTCCGGCAGTTCAGGGGAGGATATCTTTTTCAGCAGGGTTTCCGCCGCCGGGATCTCGCGCTCCAAAATGTGCAGCTTGGCCATCTCCAGCATGCTCTGCTGGCCGTAATGGGTGGAGGGATAGCGGTCCGCGGCCTGTTTCAGCAGGATCAGCGTGTCGTCCTTGCTTTGCTTGAGCATGGCGTTCAGATAGGTCTGCAGGGCGCGTTCCTCGTCGTTTTTGGCCACGTTTTTGTACAGCTGGCCGGGAAGCTCTTCCAGCTTTCCTTGCAGCCAGAGATCTTCCACGGTTTGAAACTCCCTGCGGAAATCCACCGCGAGGGCGGTCAGGGGCAGCAGCGCCAGCAGCAAGAGGGCGAGTATGAAACGCGGGTCACGGGGCATCGAGATGGGCCTTCGCTCAGTTGCTCATCGAATTCAGCAACTCGTCGTTGTTTTTGGTGGTCTGCATCCGCTTGCGCAGGGTTTCGATGCCCTGGATGGGGCTGATGGTTTTGAGGTATTTGCGCAGCACATACATCCGGTTCATCTCGTTTTGCGTGAGCAGCAGCTCTTCGCGGCGAGTGCCGCTCTTCACCAGGTCGATGGCGGGGTAGAGGCGCATGTCCGAAATGCTGCGGTCCAGCACCAGTTCCATGTTTCCGGTGCCCTTGAATTCCTCGAAGATCACCTGGTCCATCTTGGAGCCGGTGTCGATGAGGGCGGTGGCGATGATGGTGAGGGAGCCGGCTTCCTCGGTGTTGCGCGCGGCGCCGAAGAATTTCTTGGGCTTGATCAGGCCGTTGGCGTCGATACCGCCGGACAGCACTTTGCCGCTGGAGGGGGTGATGTTGTTGTAGGCCCTGGCCAGGCGCGTGATGCTGTCCAAAACTATCACCACGTCCTGATTCAGCTCGATCATCCGCTTTGCCTTTTCCAGCACCATTTCGCTTACGGCGGTGTGGTTTTTGGGCGATTCGTCGAAGGTGGAGCTGATCACTTCGCGGTTGCCGGGACGCAGGATCTTCTTCATCTCGGTAACCTCTTCGGGCCGCTCATCCACCAGCAGCACGATCAGGTAAACCTCCGGATGGTTGGTGAGGATGGCGTTGGCGGTATCCTGCAGCAGGGTGGTTTTTCCCGTTCTGGGAGCGGCCACGATCAAGCCGCGCTGGCCTTTGCCGATGGGGGTGAAGAGGTTGATGATGCGGGTGGAGTAGTTGTTGGTGTCAAATTCCAGGTTGAGGCGCTCGGTGGGGTAGTAGGGCGTGAGCTCGTCCCAGGTGCGAAGTTCCTGCATGGAAGTGGGAGCCATATAGTTCACGGCGTCCACGCGCAGCAGGGCGAAATACTTCTCACCTTCCTTGGGGGAACGCACCGGGCCGGAGATCATGTGGCCGTTTTTAAGGCCGAATCTGCGCACCTGGGTGAGGGAGACATAGACGTCATCGCGCCCGGGCAGGTAGTTGTTTTGCGGGAAACGAAGGAAGCCGAAGCCGTCGTCCATTATCTCCAGGCATCCGGTCACGAAGGCCAGGCCTTCCTGGGCCGCCTGAAACTCCAGCAGTTTGAAAACGAGGTCATTGCCCCGCATCTGGGTGTAGCCGGGGATCCCGTATTGTTTGGCCAGCTTGGTCAGCTGGGATTGTGGCAGTTCGAACAGGTTTTCTATTTCGGCCATTATTTTTTCTCCTTGGGTTTAACATTCTTTTTGGTTCCGCATAGCAGCAAACTGCTGGCGCCGGCGCAGCCCACCCTGTTTATACGTTCCACCAGCCGTTTTCCTTCATCCAAAAGGTCTTCGGCGCTCTCCAGGCTTTCCAGTCGCTTGAAGGTTTCCGTGCAGTTGTGCTTCAAGTGCGCGCAGTTCGAGGCTTCCTTGGGATTGTCCACTGGCAGGTAAAAATCCACCTGCTTCACCTGGTTCAGCTTCAGCTTGGCGAAGCTGGCCAGGATCTGCTCGCGGGTGAAGGTTTCCTGGTGGTTGATCCCAAAACGCCGGTCGATCGCGGCCAGCCAGTGGTGCATCAGGATATGCGTGATCTGCGGCTCGGTCTGCTCGCCGTCGCGGTACATCTCCACCAGCACCAGCCTGCCGCCGGGCTTCAACACCCGCAGCAACTCGGCAAACACCCGCTCCTGATGCTCCAGGTGGTGCAGGGAATTGGCCAGGGTCACCAGATCGAAGCTGGCATCCTCAAATTCGAGGGCTTCCAGATCCATCCGGTAGATCTCCACATCATTCTCCGGAAAGCGCTTCTGGGCATGATCGACACTCTTTTCAGACACATCGATCCCGATGATCTGAACGTAGGATTTCAGATTCTGCTTCAGGATGGTGATGAAATCGCCCCTTCCGGTGGCGGCGTCCAAAACGTTGGGGGCCTCGATCTGCTTCAAAAGGCCAAACGCGTCTTTCATAAGGATGATCCTCACTTGCTTTGTGATGGGGATGATGAGTTACCTGAATACCAGGCTGACTGCTGTTCCGGGCAACGTTAAACAGAACGTGCCTATTCTTTTTGACCCGCCCTTTTTAGTCAAGCTATTTTAATGTTTAACCACCTGATCAGCGGGAGGCATCTTGCTTGCGGATATGAAAACAACCAACACAGGGCGATGTGTTGAAATAGAGATTATCAAATGACCCTCTGCATTTCCCGCTTGGCGATCGTGAACAACACCGAGGAATCCAGCTTTCCGCGCATTACAGGATGGGGTTCGATCCGATAATCAACCTCCCTGCGGGCGCGCATTAGTTTCATGCGGTCTTCAATTACGTTATCAGTGAAATCCGGAGAGACCACCAGAAGGTCAATATCGCTATCCTGATCTGCCTTGCCCCTGCTGTATGACCCAAACAGGTAGATGGCATCAATCAGCATTGATTCCCTTAAGACATCGTAGTAGCGTTTGATCAGGTCGATCATTTCATATTTATCAAGGACAGCAGCCATTGATGTAAACTCCTGATGGTATTAATGTACTTTTCAGTAAATTCTTTGGTGCATTGGTGTTGGAAGCTAAGTTTATAATCAGGATATCTGGTGTTTAGGTTGAAGCTGCTGATGACATCCATGGATTCAACCTTAGCCTGAGGTACTTCGAGCCGAGCAAGAATGGCAAGCCGGACAAGGTCATGGATTCTTGGTACCTCCAAACCGACATTCTGGGTGTAAACAGCTTTGAGTGTTTTCTCCAGTACCAATTGTCCCAGAAAAAGCGCCCATGGATATTCCTCCATTTTATAGAGCTTTTCCATGGTCTCCATGTCTCTTCCGGCAGATTCGAGCCAGTAGTGAATCAATTCTCTTGGTTCCATGAACCTATAAAATCCATCCTGCCGATTCCAGTCAAGTAAAACCTATTGTTGTCGGTGTTTGCGTTGTTGTACCTGCCCTGTCTCCATTTCCTCTCCGAATAGCCTCTTGCCCGCCTCCCGTTAACTTCCCGCCTCTCAGGCGGGAACTCAGCGGGAGGCGAAGGAGAGGCGGATGGGAGAGGGCTAAGGGCGGGGTGGCCGGGGAATATCTGTAAGAAGGTCTTAACATGCTGAAAAATAGAAGGATATACATTAATACATAAAGTGATGCATTAAGTCGCTGAAGCTGGCCGCGGCCAATGTACTTGACACGGAAGCGCCGCGCAAAAATCATCCTCCCCGAATCGAATTATCTACACAAGGTGTGAATATGATCAAGGTCCAGTCATTGGTAAAGGAATTCCCGAAGAAGGACGGAACCAGCTTCCGGGCCGTGGATGAGGTGAGTTTTGAGGCCGCCCACGGTGAGATCGTCTGCCTGCTGGGGGTGAACGGGGCGGGCAAAACCACCACGATGCGCATCCTCTCCACCATCTTCCAGCCCCAGAGCGGAACCGCTCAGATCGAGGGTTACGACGTGCTCACCCAGGGCGACATGGTGCGCCGCAACCTGGGTTTTCTCTCCGGCGACACCGGCCTGTACATGCGCCTCACTCCGCGGGAGTTCGTCACCTATTTCGGCCGCCTCTACGGAGTTGGGGACGACGCCATCAAAGCCCGTCTGAATGAGATGGCGGGGATCCTGGACATGCACGATTTCCTGGACAAGAAGATGGAATTCCTCTCCAGCGGCATGAAGCAAAAGGTTTCCATCGTGCGCTCCATCATCCACGATCCGCCGGTGATGATTTTTGACGAACCGACCTCAGGCCTGGACATCCTCACCGCGCGCAACATCATCTCCTTCATCCGCAGCTGCAAGGAACGCGGCAAATGCGTGCTGTTTTCCACCCACATCATGCGCGAGGCGGAGCGCCTGGCCGACCGCATCGTGATGATCCACCAAGGCCGCGTGCTGGCGCAGGGAACCCTGGAGCAGATGCGCGCGGAAAGCGGACTCAGCGATCTGGATGACATCTTTGTTTACTATGTGAATCAGGCCGGAACCGGCACGGAGGTGGCTGCCCATGAATTTTAAGAAAGCCCTGGTCATTTTTCGCAAAGAGATCCTGGAGATCCTGCGGGACAAGCGCACCCTCTTTGCCACCATCGTTTTGCCGGTGGTGCTGTATCCTCTCTTGTTCATCGGCTTCAGCGCCATCATGAGCCGTCAGAACGAGGTTTTGGAAAAGCGCGGAGCAACCATCGCCCTGCTGGACAGCCTTTCCGTCCAGAACCAGGACGCCCGGCAGGCTTACGACCTAATCCTCAGCGGCTTGAAAAACACACCCTATCTCACCACTTTGGAATCACCGCCGGAACTGGAGCGCCTTTACGCGGAAAAGGAGATCAAGGCTGTGGTGAGCGTTTCCGATTCGCTTTCACCCTCCGGACTGCAGACCTTTAAGGTTGGGGTCAGATACGACGCTTCCGGCGATGAAGGCCAGCTGCTTTTCGGCAAGCTGGAAAAATCCCTGATGCAGACGGCGCAGGCCCTGATCGCCAAACGCCTGGATGCCCTCAACGTGGAGCAGGGGTACATCGAGCCCCTGCTGATAGACCAGATCGACACCTCCACCACCGCCAAAAAGATGGGCAGCGTGCTGGGCATGATCTTGCCCTACATCGTGATCTTGATGCTGGTGACCGGCGCTTCGGTGGTGGCGGCGGACCTGGTGGCGGGGGAAAAGGAACGCCGGACCTTGGAGACCCTGCTGGTATCGTCGGCCTCGCGGGGCGAGATCGTTCTGGGCAAATACCTCACCATCTTCACCATGGCCATGCTCAACGTGGTGATCAACCTCATCAGTATCAGCCTGTCTGTGCGCTATCTGTTCAGTCAGTTCGAAACCGGATCCCAAAGCCTGCAACTTCCGGTGAGTTCCTTTTTGATCCTGCTGCTGGCGATGGTGCCCCTTGCCACTCTGTTCTCCGCTTTGCTGCTGTCCATCTCCACTTTTTCCCGCAACATGAAGGAAGCCCGCACCTACGAACAGCCGATCATGATCGCTTCCATGCTGATGGGGATGGTAAGCTTCATCCCTTCCGTCGAGATCAGCAACCTGCTGGCGATGGTGCCGGTGATCAACATTGCCCTGCTGTTCAAGGCTGTTCTGATCGGCGAATGGCAGCTTTCTCACCTCCTGATCACGGTGGGAACCACCCTGATCCTGGATGTTTTCGCCATTTGGGTAACCGTGCGCCTCTTCCATTCCGAGGCGGTGCTGTTCCGCACCGAGGACGACAGCGGCGGCATCAAGACAGTGCGGACGAACAAACGCGGCTTCTTCAACCCTCTCAACGGCCTGATCTACTATTCGCTGGCCCTGGCGGCTTTGTATTACCTTGGCTCCAAGTGGCAAATGCAGGATCTGGTGAAGGGATTGGTGCAAACCCAGGTGTTTGTGATCGTGCTGCCGGTGCTACTGGTGCTGAGGTTCGTCAAACTCAAGGGCGCGGAGGCCAGGCAGCTGCTGCGGCTGAAGGCGCCGAAGCTGAAAGAGGTGGCCCTGGTGCCCTTCATCGCCATATCCGCGGCGATCGTGGTGGCCATCATCGGCCAGCTGATCAACCAGATCTTCCCCTTCCCGCCGGATTACCTTGAAAACCTATCCAAGCTGTTCCAGCTGGATCTGCCGCTCTGGCAGATGTTCCTGGTGATAGCGGTGCTTCCCGGGATCTGCGAGGAACTGCTCTTCCGCGGATTCCTGCTGCGCTTTTTCGAGGGCAAAAAGTTCTGGTATCCCGTTCTGGCCAGCGCCGCGCTCTTTGCCGTTTTCCATCTGGATCCTTTCCGGCTGCTGCCCACCTTCCTGCTGGGAACTCTGCTGGGCTGGCTTACCCTGCGCTCCGGCAGCATCTACAATTCCATGCTTTCCCACGCCCTGAACAACGGCCTAGCCCTTTTCATCGTCACCTTCGCGGCCAAGCCCTGGCTGAAGGGATTGCTGGCTGATTCCGAGAATCTGCAATACTGGGTGGTGATACCGGCCATCCTGGTCCTGGCGGCCTCGTTGTGGGCTTTTCACAAGATCACTGCTGACAGGGAGGTTTTCTGATGTGCGGAATAGTGGGATACATCGGCAATCGCAACGCCCTGCCCATTGTGGTGGAAGCGCTCAAACGCCTGGAATACCGGGGTTATGACAGCTCCGGATGCGCCTTGATCCATTGCGGCGAGCTCCAGGTTTACAAAAAAGAGGGCAAGATCATCGAACTGGAGCGGGCTTTGCCGGAGCCGAACCTCTGCTCAGGAACCGCAGCCATCGCCCACACCCGCTGGGCCACGCATGGCGAGGCCACGGAACTGAACGCCCATCCCCAGGTGGATTGCACGGGAAAACTGGCTTTGGTGCACAACGGCATCATCGAGAACTACAAACTCCTCAAAGAACAGCTTATCGAACTGGGGCACAGCTTCCGCAGCGATACCGATACCGAGGTTTTGGCCCATCTGATCGAGCAGTACAAGGGAACGGGCCTGCCGCTGGTGGATGCCGTGCGTGAAGCACTGAGGCGCGTGGAAGGAACTTATGGCCTGGTGGTGCTGCATCAGGACGAACCGGACCAACTGGTGGCAGTGCGCAAAGGCTCGCCGCTGGTGATCGGGATCGGCGACCACGAACATTTTCTTGCCAGCGACGTCCACGCCATCATGATCCACACCAAAAGGGTGATCTATCTGGAGGATGACGAGATCTGCGAGGTCCGCCGCGATAATTTCGAGATCACGAACACCCACCGGGAAACTGTGCATCCCAGGATATCAGTGGTTGATTGGGACATCTCCGCCATCGAAAAGGGCGATTACAAGCATTTCATGCTCAAGGAGATCTTTGAGCAACCGACCACTGTGGGCAACGCCTTCCGGGGCCGGATCGACGACAGGAACGGAGTCGCCAGGCTGGGCGGGCTGAACCTTTCACCGCTGGAACTCAGCCAGGTGCGCCAGATCCACCTGATCGCCTGCGGAACCTCCTTTCACGCCGCCCTCATTGGCAAATACATGATCGAGGACATGGCCCGCATCCCCGTGCACGCGGAGTACGCCTCCGAATACCATTACCGCAATCCCGTGGTGCCGGAAGGCACGCTGGTCTTCGTGATCAGCCAGTCCGGCGAGACGGCGGACACCCTGGCCGCCCTGCGCGAAGCCAAATCCAAGGGCGCGAGGGTGCTCGGCATCACCAACGTGGTGGGCAGCA
This window harbors:
- the mutS gene encoding DNA mismatch repair protein MutS, translating into MKQPSPPDARLTPMLRQFQEVKQAHPDKLILFRMGDFYETFFEDAHTAARVLNITLTSRDKNSDNPVPLAGFPYHALESYLDKLIQAGLKVAICEQTEDPKQAVGLVKRAVVEIITPGTVLDHSLISGSANNFLAAVWYEDENRKIGLASLDLSTGEFSFTELRGDELANELLRLKPSEIIVDGSAAEAFLKSLKLEYGHTLSIFDSWQFRPSEAAAILKKHFQVHSLEAFDAQGKTAGATAAGAALAYVQSLQQTPLTHISSLRYYSLSNFMQLDEISRRNLELIRSIRYGERHGSLLAVLDQTQTAMGSRLIQSWLLHPLLDPAEIIRRQDLVKAFLTNTAYLKDVRSSLHEIGDVSRLVSKLGALRINPRELIALRSYLQVLGELKERLRAYNQPLITALADALEGFDTLADAIGKALRPQPPLTITEGGIFNPGFNQDLDELLELIHDGKSWIARLEDDERKKTGISTLKVGYNRVFGYYLEVGAAHKAKVPDYYVPKQTLVNSERYISPRLKEFEAKVLSSEEKIKNLEHELYKDFRQQVAASLEALQGLSATLALSDAQSNLAWLAWQNNYCCPVFTQERTLTIEAGRHPVIEQLIEDQDFIPNDTFLDYPNTTIAIITGPNMAGKSTYLRQVGLLAIMAQIGSFVPAKQLSMPIFDRVFTRVGASDNLAQGQSTFLVEMIETANILHTATDASLILLDEIGRGTSTFDGLSLAWSIIEYIQRYKHSLTLFATHYHELTELENIYPDIRNYNVLVKEYNDQMIFLRKIERGGADQSYGIQVARLAGIPDRVIRRAREILKNLEEHEISPQGLTASIRRKLKRSGPQIELFEVLAEKASELDPIIAEIKELDLDKLSPIEAWQKLKDLQDRL
- a CDS encoding SPOR domain-containing protein, with protein sequence MPRDPRFILALLLLALLPLTALAVDFRREFQTVEDLWLQGKLEELPGQLYKNVAKNDEERALQTYLNAMLKQSKDDTLILLKQAADRYPSTHYGQQSMLEMAKLHILEREIPAAETLLKKISSPELPERFYWLAYCAQYRDDHAAAIAQGENYLRAAPNGRFAEDSHYIIAGAYQNQNKFFSAISSLEKLRALPGLPKNQQYFHYLLGRNHHQNGNCAEAFLNYKTAFELNRKSQLAFEIEDRLHELKGRYGSQVDLSFLYPYTELELPELVPEPVLEPLPAQAEVDPTAPARLEAKPSGIHVQAGRFGKEENAGSRTAELRALKVKANYFEDKGNKTVPWVVVSGPYPSQSEADCVARLLRANSIDCFITRF
- the rho gene encoding transcription termination factor Rho; this encodes MAEIENLFELPQSQLTKLAKQYGIPGYTQMRGNDLVFKLLEFQAAQEGLAFVTGCLEIMDDGFGFLRFPQNNYLPGRDDVYVSLTQVRRFGLKNGHMISGPVRSPKEGEKYFALLRVDAVNYMAPTSMQELRTWDELTPYYPTERLNLEFDTNNYSTRIINLFTPIGKGQRGLIVAAPRTGKTTLLQDTANAILTNHPEVYLIVLLVDERPEEVTEMKKILRPGNREVISSTFDESPKNHTAVSEMVLEKAKRMIELNQDVVIVLDSITRLARAYNNITPSSGKVLSGGIDANGLIKPKKFFGAARNTEEAGSLTIIATALIDTGSKMDQVIFEEFKGTGNMELVLDRSISDMRLYPAIDLVKSGTRREELLLTQNEMNRMYVLRKYLKTISPIQGIETLRKRMQTTKNNDELLNSMSN
- a CDS encoding class I SAM-dependent methyltransferase — protein: MKDAFGLLKQIEAPNVLDAATGRGDFITILKQNLKSYVQIIGIDVSEKSVDHAQKRFPENDVEIYRMDLEALEFEDASFDLVTLANSLHHLEHQERVFAELLRVLKPGGRLVLVEMYRDGEQTEPQITHILMHHWLAAIDRRFGINHQETFTREQILASFAKLKLNQVKQVDFYLPVDNPKEASNCAHLKHNCTETFKRLESLESAEDLLDEGKRLVERINRVGCAGASSLLLCGTKKNVKPKEKK
- a CDS encoding nucleotidyltransferase domain-containing protein, whose amino-acid sequence is MAAVLDKYEMIDLIKRYYDVLRESMLIDAIYLFGSYSRGKADQDSDIDLLVVSPDFTDNVIEDRMKLMRARREVDYRIEPHPVMRGKLDSSVLFTIAKREMQRVI
- a CDS encoding HEPN domain-containing protein, translating into MEPRELIHYWLESAGRDMETMEKLYKMEEYPWALFLGQLVLEKTLKAVYTQNVGLEVPRIHDLVRLAILARLEVPQAKVESMDVISSFNLNTRYPDYKLSFQHQCTKEFTEKYINTIRSLHQWLLSLINMK
- a CDS encoding ATP-binding cassette domain-containing protein; its protein translation is MIKVQSLVKEFPKKDGTSFRAVDEVSFEAAHGEIVCLLGVNGAGKTTTMRILSTIFQPQSGTAQIEGYDVLTQGDMVRRNLGFLSGDTGLYMRLTPREFVTYFGRLYGVGDDAIKARLNEMAGILDMHDFLDKKMEFLSSGMKQKVSIVRSIIHDPPVMIFDEPTSGLDILTARNIISFIRSCKERGKCVLFSTHIMREAERLADRIVMIHQGRVLAQGTLEQMRAESGLSDLDDIFVYYVNQAGTGTEVAAHEF
- a CDS encoding ABC transporter permease subunit translates to MNFKKALVIFRKEILEILRDKRTLFATIVLPVVLYPLLFIGFSAIMSRQNEVLEKRGATIALLDSLSVQNQDARQAYDLILSGLKNTPYLTTLESPPELERLYAEKEIKAVVSVSDSLSPSGLQTFKVGVRYDASGDEGQLLFGKLEKSLMQTAQALIAKRLDALNVEQGYIEPLLIDQIDTSTTAKKMGSVLGMILPYIVILMLVTGASVVAADLVAGEKERRTLETLLVSSASRGEIVLGKYLTIFTMAMLNVVINLISISLSVRYLFSQFETGSQSLQLPVSSFLILLLAMVPLATLFSALLLSISTFSRNMKEARTYEQPIMIASMLMGMVSFIPSVEISNLLAMVPVINIALLFKAVLIGEWQLSHLLITVGTTLILDVFAIWVTVRLFHSEAVLFRTEDDSGGIKTVRTNKRGFFNPLNGLIYYSLALAALYYLGSKWQMQDLVKGLVQTQVFVIVLPVLLVLRFVKLKGAEARQLLRLKAPKLKEVALVPFIAISAAIVVAIIGQLINQIFPFPPDYLENLSKLFQLDLPLWQMFLVIAVLPGICEELLFRGFLLRFFEGKKFWYPVLASAALFAVFHLDPFRLLPTFLLGTLLGWLTLRSGSIYNSMLSHALNNGLALFIVTFAAKPWLKGLLADSENLQYWVVIPAILVLAASLWAFHKITADREVF
- the glmS gene encoding glutamine--fructose-6-phosphate transaminase (isomerizing), with the protein product MCGIVGYIGNRNALPIVVEALKRLEYRGYDSSGCALIHCGELQVYKKEGKIIELERALPEPNLCSGTAAIAHTRWATHGEATELNAHPQVDCTGKLALVHNGIIENYKLLKEQLIELGHSFRSDTDTEVLAHLIEQYKGTGLPLVDAVREALRRVEGTYGLVVLHQDEPDQLVAVRKGSPLVIGIGDHEHFLASDVHAIMIHTKRVIYLEDDEICEVRRDNFEITNTHRETVHPRISVVDWDISAIEKGDYKHFMLKEIFEQPTTVGNAFRGRIDDRNGVARLGGLNLSPLELSQVRQIHLIACGTSFHAALIGKYMIEDMARIPVHAEYASEYHYRNPVVPEGTLVFVISQSGETADTLAALREAKSKGARVLGITNVVGSTIARESDGGSYIHAGSEIGVASTKAFTSQVTILFLLAVLLGRQRTFSTASGLQYIAELEQIPAKIERILKQNDRLREIAASIMDCPNALYLGRGINYPVGLEGALKLKEISYIHAEGYPAAEMKHGPIALIDEAMPVIAIATRDPLYQKIQANLQEVRSRKARLITIATEGDSDLQSLSEHVIHIPDTLPNLQPLLSVIPLQLLAYHVADLKGFNVDQPRNLAKSVTVE